A single window of Synechococcus sp. CBW1004 DNA harbors:
- a CDS encoding ClC family H(+)/Cl(-) exchange transporter — MESKRLPLSPQVSRASRNLERLIAQRWPAVFITLLVTSLGAAVTGLLFKMGVGWLGSWRLRLLDLASPWLVLPLLGATGGALSGLMVQQLAPAAAGSGIPHVMRFLARQRVPMHLRVAVVKLLAGIVAIGSGFPLGPEGPSVQMGSSVGWQMARWFKAPPSLMRVIVAAGGGAGIAAVFNAPLGGFFYAIEELLRQAGPVLLLLVMSTTFLGSFWADLMGLAGMGSKAAGIGGGGFQSVSEYNPDLTFMPLDLAYLLVLGAAVAVLAELYSRYVVTMQRLGGRWLPDQLVLRMMLGGLLIGLVYAVLPGDFRNTAALQHVIADGHVELHKAIGIFALLFFGTGLAASTGAPGGLFAPMLTLGGSVGLVAAGWAEVTTGHAPTTFVFAGMAAFIAACARSPITAVFLVFALTKNLLILKPLLVSAVASTVMASILHEQSIYKRQLQVFTSGRDPEHP, encoded by the coding sequence ATGGAAAGCAAGCGACTCCCGCTTTCTCCACAGGTGTCGAGGGCGAGCCGCAATCTGGAACGGCTCATTGCGCAGCGGTGGCCAGCTGTGTTCATCACTCTGCTGGTCACCTCCCTGGGAGCTGCCGTGACCGGCCTGCTGTTCAAGATGGGGGTCGGCTGGCTGGGGAGCTGGCGGCTGCGGCTGCTCGATCTGGCAAGCCCCTGGTTGGTGCTGCCTCTGCTGGGGGCCACAGGTGGGGCGCTGTCGGGGCTGATGGTGCAGCAGCTGGCTCCAGCGGCTGCCGGCTCCGGGATCCCCCACGTGATGCGCTTCCTGGCTCGTCAACGCGTCCCGATGCACCTGCGGGTGGCTGTGGTGAAACTCCTGGCCGGCATCGTGGCCATCGGCAGTGGCTTCCCATTGGGTCCCGAGGGCCCATCGGTGCAGATGGGCAGCTCGGTGGGTTGGCAGATGGCCCGTTGGTTCAAGGCCCCGCCTTCGTTGATGCGGGTGATCGTGGCTGCCGGCGGGGGTGCAGGGATTGCGGCAGTGTTCAATGCACCGCTCGGAGGCTTCTTCTATGCGATTGAAGAGCTGCTGCGCCAAGCCGGTCCGGTTTTGCTGCTGCTGGTGATGAGCACAACCTTCCTGGGGAGCTTCTGGGCCGATCTGATGGGCCTGGCCGGGATGGGCAGCAAGGCGGCGGGGATCGGGGGTGGCGGCTTCCAGTCGGTGAGCGAATACAACCCCGACCTCACATTCATGCCGTTGGATCTGGCCTATCTGCTGGTTCTGGGGGCGGCTGTGGCGGTCCTCGCCGAGCTCTACAGCCGATATGTCGTCACCATGCAGCGGCTCGGGGGACGCTGGCTCCCTGATCAATTGGTGCTGCGGATGATGTTGGGGGGGCTGTTGATCGGGTTGGTGTATGCCGTCCTGCCAGGCGACTTCCGTAATACCGCTGCCCTGCAGCACGTCATTGCCGATGGACATGTGGAGTTGCATAAGGCGATCGGCATCTTCGCGCTTCTGTTCTTCGGGACAGGCCTGGCTGCGTCCACCGGCGCGCCCGGCGGTCTGTTCGCGCCGATGCTGACCCTGGGCGGATCGGTGGGCCTGGTGGCTGCAGGATGGGCGGAAGTCACCACCGGCCATGCGCCCACCACATTTGTGTTCGCCGGCATGGCAGCCTTCATTGCCGCCTGTGCACGGTCTCCAATCACCGCGGTGTTCCTGGTCTTCGCTCTCACCAAGAACCTGCTGATTCTCAAGCCTCTGCTGGTGAGTGCTGTGGCCAGTACCGTGATGGCCAGCATCCTGCACGAACAGTCGATCTACAAACGACAGCTGCAGGTGTTCACCTCAGGGCGCGACCCGGAACACCCCTGA
- a CDS encoding radical SAM protein, whose amino-acid sequence MLAFPSTYSVGITSLGYQVVWATLARRADVDVRRLFTDQGDPPHRHCDLFGLSLSWELDGPVLLDLLESQRIPIWALERGDDDPIVFGGGPVLTANPEPLAPFFDAVLLGDGELLLPAFLDALQECRSAPRPERLRRLAQVPGVYVPSLYAPFYDGEGRLLAVEPIEAGIPATVAKQTWRGNTLSHSTVITPEAAWPSIHMVEVVRSCPELCRFCLASYLTLPFRTPSLDDGLIPAVEAGLAATQRLGLLGASVTQHPQFSELLTWLDQDRFDGTRVSVSSVRAATVTPQLGRILAKRGSRSLTIAIESGSERMREVVNKKLATEEIFAAARYARDGGLTGLKLYGMVGLPSEEEADVEATAELLLALRKATPGLRLSLGVSTFVPKAHTPFQWEGVRPEAEKRLKLLAKRLKPKGIELRPESYGWSVIQALLSRSDRRLAPVIAAARGRHETLGGWKQAYRAVLAGDQTSDLVSLAGDLPGPPAWDDVIHAGWEGGRVLPWDHLEGPLPRDTLQRHRREALGVAQAGDGPGLTRDPTEAPA is encoded by the coding sequence GTGCTGGCCTTCCCGAGCACCTACAGCGTCGGCATCACCAGCCTCGGCTACCAGGTGGTGTGGGCCACCCTCGCCCGGCGCGCCGATGTGGATGTGCGGCGGCTGTTCACCGACCAGGGGGATCCACCTCATCGCCACTGCGATCTGTTCGGCCTGTCGCTGAGCTGGGAGCTGGATGGTCCGGTGCTGCTCGATCTCCTGGAGAGCCAGCGCATTCCGATCTGGGCGCTTGAACGGGGCGACGACGATCCGATCGTGTTCGGCGGTGGGCCGGTGCTCACCGCCAACCCCGAACCGCTGGCGCCCTTCTTTGACGCAGTTCTGCTCGGCGATGGCGAGCTGCTGCTGCCGGCCTTCCTTGACGCTCTCCAGGAGTGCCGCAGCGCCCCGCGCCCTGAGCGATTGCGGCGGCTGGCGCAGGTGCCGGGGGTGTACGTGCCTTCGCTCTATGCCCCCTTCTATGACGGCGAGGGGCGTCTGCTGGCGGTGGAGCCAATCGAAGCCGGCATCCCGGCCACCGTGGCCAAGCAGACCTGGCGCGGCAACACCCTGAGCCATTCCACGGTGATCACGCCGGAGGCGGCCTGGCCGTCCATCCACATGGTCGAGGTGGTGCGCAGCTGTCCGGAGCTGTGCCGCTTCTGTCTGGCCAGCTATCTCACCCTGCCTTTTCGCACGCCTTCCCTTGACGACGGTCTGATCCCGGCGGTGGAGGCGGGCCTTGCCGCCACCCAGCGCCTCGGCCTGCTGGGAGCCTCCGTCACCCAGCACCCGCAGTTTTCCGAGCTGCTGACCTGGCTGGATCAGGATCGTTTCGACGGCACGCGGGTGAGCGTCAGCTCGGTGCGCGCCGCGACGGTGACGCCCCAGCTCGGCCGGATCCTGGCCAAGCGCGGCAGCAGGTCGCTGACCATCGCGATCGAGAGTGGCAGCGAACGCATGCGCGAGGTGGTGAACAAGAAACTCGCCACCGAGGAGATCTTCGCCGCAGCCCGTTATGCGCGGGACGGTGGTCTCACCGGTCTGAAGCTTTACGGCATGGTCGGCCTTCCCAGCGAGGAGGAAGCCGATGTCGAGGCCACGGCCGAGCTGCTGCTCGCTCTCAGGAAGGCCACCCCAGGCCTGCGCCTGTCCCTGGGGGTGAGCACCTTCGTTCCCAAGGCGCACACGCCGTTCCAGTGGGAGGGGGTGCGGCCGGAGGCGGAGAAGCGGCTGAAGCTGCTGGCGAAGCGTCTCAAACCGAAGGGCATCGAGCTGCGTCCCGAGAGCTACGGCTGGAGCGTGATCCAGGCGCTGCTCTCCCGCAGTGACCGCCGTCTGGCGCCCGTGATCGCCGCCGCCCGCGGCCGCCACGAGACCCTGGGTGGCTGGAAGCAGGCCTATCGGGCCGTGCTGGCGGGTGATCAGACGTCGGATCTGGTCAGCCTTGCGGGGGATCTTCCAGGGCCTCCTGCCTGGGACGATGTCATCCATGCCGGCTGGGAGGGCGGGCGCGTGCTCCCCTGGGATCACCTGGAGGGGCCGCTGCCGCGTGACACGCTCCAGCGGCATCGCCGTGAAGCGCTTGGCGTGGCGCAAGCCGGGGACGGGCCGGGGCTCACGCGCGACCCGACTGAAGCGCCGGCCTGA
- a CDS encoding M10 family metallopeptidase — MVDATAALFSVGTAPPLATAWLSRDPLTLALSVVTGVADAAGKEAPLEAEASVDLDAIDSRIHAGRCVCMACSGAARFPQGRTSATVTGGSTGGTSAMPAASLQTLANYLTRDFWLEAGTYARRFNLTSSGTGAKNGVITYNVTGWANDGNGLSADRRALTREVFKLYSAVTGINFREVTGSGGDIRFTDNDSGAYAYMASGWYADSTRKNVTINYSVVNVEASWYDGRSNYNTYTPQTIFHEIGHALGLGHQGQYNYTGTPLSYATSAQFANDSWQATMMSYWDQAENTTTGASFAWLQTPMAVDWIALNDLYGGQGYSTDKAFLGDTVYGVGTSISASVSQIWNLFSNYAGVTAYTLVDGGGYDILDVSNFGANQLINLAPSRLGAVAPSVSNIGGKIGNLTIAEGTIIEAANGGSGNDSFYGNDAANTFRGNGGNDSFYDSLGSDIYYGDAGEDWLYFSESIDLLSYSLSGDSLLFSRRSGSADVDQVWKGLENLSFNGEAYTYDQLLDTVLVGPPPQPAATLSLANGVSSTVNEGTTVSIDIATTNLAPGASVYWQITGTGLMTGDFVGLPSLEGSVGTDASGKATLNFSISADATTEGDELLGFALFSDAGRTSKLADLSLTIADTSLTPTVSNLTLWGTTSSDTIIGDAGDDRIAGVLATGTSASAMGRGQIDRLTGLAGSDVFVLGDSRGVFYDDRRSWNLGTADYALINDFRSGEDMLQLRSGRYLTTTSGGNLSLYWDRNNNGSLNTSGWSSDELIAVLTGVTDIGSSDILWV, encoded by the coding sequence GTGGTTGACGCGACCGCGGCGCTGTTCTCCGTCGGCACCGCTCCGCCCCTTGCCACCGCCTGGCTCTCACGCGACCCCCTGACCCTGGCTCTGTCTGTGGTCACCGGCGTTGCGGATGCCGCCGGCAAGGAGGCCCCGCTCGAGGCGGAGGCGTCGGTCGATCTTGACGCCATCGACAGCCGCATCCACGCCGGTCGCTGCGTCTGCATGGCCTGCAGTGGCGCTGCCCGCTTCCCGCAGGGCCGCACCAGTGCCACGGTGACAGGCGGCTCCACAGGTGGCACCAGCGCCATGCCTGCCGCCAGCCTGCAGACCCTGGCGAACTATCTGACGCGGGATTTCTGGCTGGAAGCCGGAACTTATGCGCGCCGATTCAACCTCACCAGCAGCGGCACCGGTGCCAAGAATGGTGTCATCACCTACAACGTCACGGGCTGGGCGAATGATGGCAATGGCCTCTCCGCCGATCGCCGGGCACTGACCCGCGAGGTGTTCAAGCTGTATTCCGCTGTGACCGGCATCAACTTCCGGGAGGTCACAGGGTCGGGAGGTGATATCCGCTTCACCGACAATGACAGCGGCGCCTACGCCTACATGGCTTCCGGCTGGTATGCGGATAGCACACGCAAGAACGTGACTATCAATTACAGCGTCGTCAATGTCGAGGCTTCCTGGTACGACGGCCGCTCCAATTACAATACCTACACGCCCCAGACCATCTTTCACGAGATCGGGCATGCTCTTGGCCTCGGCCATCAGGGGCAGTACAACTACACGGGTACTCCCCTCAGCTACGCCACGTCGGCCCAGTTTGCCAACGATTCCTGGCAGGCCACGATGATGTCCTACTGGGATCAGGCGGAGAACACCACAACCGGTGCCTCCTTTGCCTGGTTGCAGACGCCGATGGCGGTCGACTGGATTGCTCTGAATGACCTTTACGGCGGCCAGGGCTACAGCACGGACAAGGCCTTCCTGGGCGACACCGTCTACGGCGTCGGAACCAGCATCAGCGCTTCGGTGAGTCAGATCTGGAATCTCTTCAGCAACTACGCCGGGGTCACGGCCTACACCCTGGTCGATGGCGGTGGCTACGACATTCTGGATGTCAGCAATTTCGGCGCCAATCAGCTGATCAATCTCGCCCCGTCTCGGCTGGGCGCCGTGGCCCCTTCTGTGTCCAATATCGGCGGCAAGATCGGCAACCTCACGATCGCCGAAGGAACCATCATCGAAGCCGCCAATGGTGGCAGCGGTAACGACAGCTTCTACGGCAATGATGCTGCCAACACGTTCCGAGGCAATGGGGGCAATGACAGCTTCTACGACAGCCTCGGCTCCGACATCTATTATGGCGATGCCGGCGAAGACTGGCTGTACTTCAGTGAATCGATCGATCTGCTCAGTTATTCTCTCTCCGGTGATTCCCTCCTGTTCTCACGTCGCTCCGGCAGTGCCGATGTCGATCAGGTCTGGAAGGGCTTGGAGAACCTCTCCTTCAATGGTGAGGCTTATACCTATGATCAACTCCTTGACACTGTGTTGGTCGGCCCCCCTCCTCAGCCCGCCGCCACCCTCAGCCTCGCCAATGGTGTGAGCAGCACGGTCAATGAAGGCACCACCGTCTCGATTGATATCGCCACGACGAACCTGGCGCCGGGGGCTTCCGTCTATTGGCAGATCACCGGAACGGGCCTCATGACCGGTGATTTCGTCGGTCTTCCCTCTCTCGAGGGGAGCGTGGGCACCGATGCATCCGGCAAGGCCACGCTCAACTTCAGCATCAGCGCCGATGCCACCACAGAAGGCGATGAGCTCCTGGGCTTTGCGTTGTTCAGTGACGCCGGTCGCACCAGCAAGCTGGCGGATCTGAGCCTCACCATCGCGGACACCTCGCTCACCCCCACGGTCTCGAACCTGACTCTCTGGGGCACAACCAGTAGCGACACCATCATCGGTGATGCCGGCGACGACCGCATCGCCGGGGTGCTGGCCACGGGGACCAGTGCTTCCGCGATGGGCAGGGGACAGATTGACCGACTCACCGGTCTGGCGGGGTCTGATGTCTTCGTGCTGGGCGACAGCCGTGGCGTGTTCTATGACGATCGCAGGTCCTGGAATCTGGGTACTGCTGATTATGCTCTGATCAACGATTTCAGATCCGGAGAAGATATGCTGCAGCTCCGTAGTGGTCGTTACCTCACCACCACCTCGGGTGGCAATCTCTCGCTGTACTGGGATCGCAACAACAATGGCAGCCTCAATACCAGCGGCTGGAGCAGTGATGAACTGATCGCCGTTCTCACCGGTGTGACTGACATCGGCAGCAGCGACATCCTCTGGGTCTAG
- a CDS encoding O-antigen ligase, which translates to MKREAGGGSSKIDDAFRRLPLITLAALDARLLADRPSAASPLGWRCFQLGLALLASSALLGGLLLFVALLLGSRQRTAPLADRANIALMAAALLMLLGCLRAESGWLAWVGLGNWLPFFWAFWGYQPYLATAPARRRAGLALLVGTVPVIVTGLGQLWWGWSGPVQQLGGLIIWHLHPGGNPPGRLSGLFDYANIAGSWLALTWPFALAALVQKPLRPTLRGIALLIAASLAAALFLTDSRNAWGALVMALPLVVGPATWPWLLPLLLLAVSLISLASLSGIPGLLQTPARALVPEAIWGRLSDLQFAGQRPLAITRLAQWQVAVGLIAERPWLGWGAAAFSLIYPRRTGHWHGHPHNLPIDLALSHGVPVAALVVGLVLWLLIGAARRGMIRGPVFERAWWASALVLACLHTTDIPFYDSRINVAGWVLLAGLRCCLLETGKPLELHGQADGGSTRRLKASGGASPLSSRALPIRKA; encoded by the coding sequence ATGAAGCGGGAAGCGGGCGGGGGCTCCAGCAAGATTGACGATGCTTTCCGACGGCTGCCCCTGATCACCCTGGCCGCTCTCGATGCCCGTCTGCTGGCAGATCGCCCGAGCGCCGCCAGTCCACTGGGCTGGCGCTGTTTTCAACTGGGTCTGGCCTTGCTGGCCAGCAGCGCTCTGCTGGGGGGCCTGCTGCTGTTCGTGGCACTGCTGCTCGGCAGCCGCCAGCGCACAGCGCCCCTGGCGGACCGCGCCAACATCGCGCTCATGGCAGCCGCGCTCCTGATGCTGCTGGGCTGTCTCCGGGCGGAAAGCGGCTGGCTCGCCTGGGTGGGCCTGGGCAACTGGCTGCCCTTCTTCTGGGCCTTCTGGGGTTATCAGCCGTATCTCGCCACCGCACCGGCGCGGCGGCGGGCGGGACTGGCGCTGCTGGTCGGCACCGTACCGGTGATCGTCACCGGCCTGGGGCAACTGTGGTGGGGCTGGAGCGGCCCCGTCCAGCAGCTGGGCGGACTGATCATCTGGCACCTCCATCCTGGCGGCAACCCACCGGGACGGCTCTCAGGACTGTTCGACTACGCCAACATCGCCGGCTCGTGGCTGGCCCTGACCTGGCCGTTCGCCCTGGCAGCCCTGGTGCAGAAGCCTCTGCGACCGACGCTGCGCGGGATCGCCCTGTTGATCGCCGCCTCCCTGGCGGCGGCGCTGTTCCTCACCGATTCCCGCAACGCCTGGGGTGCGCTGGTGATGGCGCTGCCGCTCGTGGTGGGGCCGGCCACCTGGCCCTGGCTTCTGCCGCTGCTGCTGCTGGCGGTGAGCCTGATCAGCCTCGCCAGCCTGAGCGGAATCCCCGGACTGCTCCAGACCCCTGCCCGGGCGCTCGTTCCGGAGGCGATCTGGGGCCGCCTCAGCGACCTGCAGTTCGCCGGCCAGCGGCCCCTGGCGATCACCCGCCTGGCGCAGTGGCAGGTGGCGGTCGGCCTGATCGCCGAACGCCCCTGGCTGGGCTGGGGAGCGGCCGCCTTCAGCCTCATCTACCCACGCCGCACGGGCCACTGGCACGGCCATCCCCACAACCTGCCGATCGATCTGGCGCTCAGCCACGGTGTGCCCGTGGCCGCCCTGGTGGTGGGTCTCGTGCTGTGGCTGCTGATCGGTGCAGCCCGACGCGGCATGATCCGTGGGCCGGTGTTCGAGCGGGCCTGGTGGGCGTCCGCCCTGGTGCTGGCCTGCCTGCACACCACGGACATTCCCTTCTACGACAGCCGGATCAATGTGGCTGGATGGGTGCTGCTGGCGGGCCTGCGGTGTTGCCTGCTGGAAACAGGCAAACCCCTGGAGCTCCATGGGCAAGCCGATGGTGGATCAACCCGCCGGCTGAAGGCCTCGGGAGGGGCGTCTCCGCTCTCCAGCCGTGCACTGCCGATCCGGAAGGCCTGA
- the purU gene encoding formyltetrahydrofolate deformylase has translation MPSPTAILQMICPDQPGLVRELSGWVAANGGNIVHADHHSDPGAGLFLSRIEWQLEGFGLPREAICPTAAALAERLGGEYKVNFSDTRPPVAIFVSKQDHCLLDLLWRTRTSELPMQVALVIGNHPDLRPIAEEFGARFEHVPIGNANRAEAEARHLELLNEHAIELVILAKYMQVLTPDFLARFDPPDAFHRIINIHHSFLPAFQGAQPYHRAWERGVKLIGATAHYVTEELDGGPIIAQSTVAVSHRDEVEDLIRKGRDCERLALARAVRLHLKRQVMVYRGRTAVFD, from the coding sequence ATGCCCTCTCCCACCGCCATCCTGCAGATGATCTGCCCGGATCAGCCCGGACTGGTGCGTGAGCTGTCCGGCTGGGTGGCCGCCAACGGCGGCAACATCGTCCACGCCGATCACCACAGCGATCCGGGGGCGGGCCTGTTCCTCAGCAGGATCGAGTGGCAGCTGGAGGGTTTCGGGCTGCCTCGCGAGGCAATCTGCCCCACGGCGGCTGCCCTGGCGGAGCGGCTGGGCGGGGAGTACAAGGTCAATTTCTCCGACACCCGCCCGCCGGTGGCGATCTTCGTGAGCAAGCAGGATCACTGCCTGCTCGATCTGCTCTGGCGCACCCGCACCAGCGAGCTCCCCATGCAGGTGGCGCTGGTGATCGGCAACCACCCCGATCTGCGGCCGATCGCCGAGGAGTTCGGGGCCCGCTTCGAGCATGTGCCGATCGGCAATGCCAACCGGGCCGAAGCGGAAGCCCGCCATCTCGAGCTGCTGAACGAGCACGCCATCGAGCTGGTGATCCTGGCCAAATACATGCAGGTGCTGACGCCCGATTTCCTGGCGCGGTTCGATCCCCCCGACGCCTTTCACCGGATCATCAACATCCACCATTCCTTCCTGCCCGCCTTCCAGGGGGCCCAGCCGTATCACCGCGCCTGGGAGCGGGGCGTCAAGCTGATCGGCGCCACAGCTCACTACGTGACCGAGGAGCTCGACGGCGGACCGATCATCGCCCAGTCCACGGTTGCGGTCAGCCATCGCGATGAAGTGGAGGATCTGATCCGCAAGGGCCGTGACTGCGAACGCCTGGCCCTGGCCCGCGCCGTGCGCCTGCATCTCAAACGCCAGGTGATGGTCTACCGCGGCCGCACCGCCGTGTTCGACTGA
- the psbQ gene encoding photosystem II protein PsbQ — MVLRSQPVSAARALLRRGLRFALMLVLSVALGSSLLAGEAAAARKAPTTISPADMAAITRQAEGFLAARDRLPELATLVNEKDWTFTRNLIHGPMQEVGREMLYINQRLLPADRPEANKLANNLKTAMAELDEAARLQDGEALRKAYIKVASGFGLYAQVLPEQVKVELKQI, encoded by the coding sequence ATGGTCCTGCGTTCCCAGCCCGTTTCCGCCGCTCGCGCTCTGCTGCGCCGAGGCCTGCGTTTTGCTCTGATGCTGGTGCTGTCGGTGGCCCTGGGCAGCTCGCTGCTGGCCGGTGAGGCCGCTGCCGCCCGGAAGGCCCCCACCACGATCAGTCCGGCCGACATGGCGGCGATCACCCGCCAGGCGGAGGGTTTCCTGGCGGCCCGTGACCGGCTGCCTGAGCTGGCCACGCTGGTCAACGAGAAGGACTGGACCTTCACCCGCAACCTGATCCACGGGCCGATGCAGGAAGTGGGCCGCGAGATGCTCTACATCAACCAGCGACTGCTGCCGGCCGATCGCCCCGAGGCCAACAAGCTCGCCAACAACCTCAAGACCGCCATGGCGGAACTGGATGAGGCAGCCCGTCTGCAGGACGGCGAGGCTCTGCGCAAGGCCTACATCAAGGTCGCCAGCGGCTTCGGGCTCTACGCCCAGGTGCTGCCCGAGCAGGTCAAGGTGGAGCTCAAGCAGATCTGA
- a CDS encoding FAD-binding oxidoreductase, with amino-acid sequence MHSIAGPARFEVPSGRAVTVIGAGLVGLSCAWLLVRRGHAVLLLDGCEPARRPSGGDPLGERGSEAALGVLMARVFHRSSGRGWRLRQRSLELWGAWRRELAARGRPIPWRPGLLLLAAEASDLTRQQLLLHDPRRQQGDAAGQALQHWDPQRLRQLEPVVPAAALGGLYSPQDGQLDPCAAMDALALDAAAAGMERRSERVAALERCSSGWRLRLCSGASLECEWLVLAAGLGSTALLPGELQPPPPRLEPVLGQALELELDPCDRPAPGGGWPGAVVWRGINLIQRPPAADADAAPWRLWLGATLEPGQEASAGALESLRDLAGEAPDWLRRARLCRHWQGLRARPQGQPAPLLQDLGNGLLLAAGHYRNGVLLAPASAEWVAERIEAGRGAT; translated from the coding sequence ATGCACTCCATCGCAGGCCCCGCCCGTTTCGAGGTCCCATCCGGCCGTGCCGTCACGGTGATCGGCGCCGGTCTGGTGGGCCTGTCCTGCGCCTGGCTGCTGGTGCGACGCGGCCACGCCGTGCTGCTCCTCGACGGCTGCGAGCCGGCCCGCCGCCCGTCGGGTGGGGACCCTCTGGGAGAACGGGGCAGTGAGGCGGCCCTGGGCGTGCTGATGGCGCGGGTGTTTCACCGCAGCAGTGGCCGAGGCTGGCGTCTGCGACAGCGTAGTCTCGAGCTATGGGGGGCCTGGCGCAGGGAGCTCGCCGCGCGGGGCCGGCCGATTCCCTGGCGGCCGGGTCTGCTGCTGCTCGCCGCGGAGGCATCGGATCTGACCCGCCAGCAGCTGTTGCTGCATGATCCCCGCCGGCAGCAGGGCGACGCAGCAGGGCAGGCGCTGCAGCACTGGGACCCGCAGCGCCTGCGGCAGCTTGAGCCGGTGGTGCCGGCGGCGGCTCTGGGTGGGCTGTACAGCCCGCAGGACGGCCAGCTCGACCCTTGCGCCGCCATGGACGCCCTGGCTCTGGATGCGGCGGCGGCGGGGATGGAGCGGCGTTCGGAGCGGGTCGCGGCCCTGGAGCGATGCAGTAGTGGCTGGCGCCTGAGGCTCTGCAGCGGCGCGTCGCTCGAGTGCGAGTGGCTGGTGCTGGCCGCGGGCCTGGGGAGCACAGCGTTGTTGCCGGGCGAGCTGCAACCGCCGCCGCCGAGGCTGGAGCCGGTGCTGGGCCAGGCGCTCGAGCTCGAGCTCGATCCCTGCGATCGACCGGCGCCCGGGGGAGGCTGGCCGGGAGCCGTGGTGTGGCGCGGGATCAACCTGATCCAGCGCCCCCCCGCCGCTGATGCTGACGCGGCGCCCTGGCGGTTGTGGCTGGGGGCGACGCTGGAGCCCGGCCAGGAGGCGTCGGCCGGGGCACTGGAGTCCCTGCGCGACCTGGCGGGAGAAGCGCCCGACTGGCTGCGCAGGGCGCGCCTGTGCAGGCACTGGCAGGGCCTGCGCGCCAGGCCCCAGGGGCAGCCCGCCCCGCTGCTGCAGGACCTGGGCAACGGCCTGCTGCTGGCCGCGGGGCACTATCGCAATGGCGTGCTGCTGGCCCCCGCCAGCGCTGAATGGGTGGCCGAGCGGATCGAAGCGGGACGGGGTGCGACGTAG
- the pstS gene encoding phosphate ABC transporter substrate-binding protein PstS has translation MATARRFPRRSGSASPAAPTRRRSRGRVGLPLALAGSALLLSGCGGGSTLNGAGASFPAPLYQRWFQELAGQGIRVNYQSVGSGAGVRQFVSGTVDFAASDVPMKAEDIAQVKRGVLQIPMTAGAIAVAYNHQGCTLSLSQKQLVDIFLGRIRNFSELGCSAQPITVVHRSDGSGTTANFTAHLSAISPEWKAGPGESKSVTWPTGVGAKGNEGVAAQLSQIKGGIGYVESAFVRGDLQAARLTNAAGEALEPTTANAERALASIDLGADLTGRDANPSQGYPIVTFSWILLYQQGNGSRLETLQKVFDHTLSEKTQAEAPGLGYVNLPSPVLAKARAALQTMRP, from the coding sequence ATGGCCACCGCTCGCCGTTTCCCGCGCCGTTCCGGTTCCGCGTCGCCTGCCGCGCCGACCAGGCGACGCAGCCGCGGCCGGGTAGGGCTGCCGTTGGCGCTGGCGGGCAGTGCTCTGCTGCTGAGCGGCTGTGGCGGTGGCAGCACGCTCAACGGCGCCGGTGCCTCCTTTCCAGCGCCGCTCTATCAGCGTTGGTTCCAGGAGCTGGCCGGCCAGGGAATCAGGGTCAATTATCAATCGGTGGGCTCGGGCGCTGGGGTGAGGCAGTTCGTCTCCGGCACGGTGGATTTCGCGGCCAGCGATGTGCCGATGAAGGCCGAGGACATCGCCCAGGTGAAGCGTGGTGTGCTGCAGATTCCGATGACCGCGGGTGCCATCGCCGTGGCCTACAACCATCAGGGCTGCACGCTCAGCCTCAGCCAGAAGCAACTGGTCGACATCTTCCTGGGCCGCATCCGCAACTTCAGTGAGCTCGGTTGCAGCGCTCAGCCGATCACGGTGGTGCATCGCTCGGATGGCTCCGGCACCACCGCCAACTTCACCGCCCACCTCAGTGCGATCAGCCCTGAGTGGAAGGCGGGCCCCGGTGAGAGCAAGTCGGTCACCTGGCCCACCGGAGTGGGGGCGAAGGGGAATGAGGGCGTGGCGGCCCAGCTCAGTCAGATCAAGGGCGGCATCGGCTATGTGGAATCCGCCTTCGTGCGCGGGGACCTCCAGGCGGCACGGCTCACCAATGCCGCCGGAGAAGCGCTGGAGCCCACCACCGCCAATGCCGAACGGGCGCTGGCCTCAATCGATCTCGGAGCGGATCTGACCGGCCGTGATGCCAACCCCTCTCAGGGATATCCGATCGTGACCTTCAGCTGGATCCTGCTCTACCAGCAGGGCAACGGCAGCAGGCTGGAGACCCTGCAGAAGGTGTTCGACCACACCCTCTCCGAGAAGACGCAGGCGGAGGCCCCCGGCCTCGGCTATGTGAACCTGCCGTCGCCGGTGCTGGCCAAGGCCCGTGCGGCCCTGCAGACGATGAGACCCTGA